The Thiohalomonas denitrificans genome contains a region encoding:
- a CDS encoding response regulator transcription factor, translating into MNSEQPTVFIVDDDEAVRDSLSWLMRSVGLAAESFPSARAFLDNYAPSRPGCLVLDIRMPGMSGLDLQEQIRERGMELPVIFISGHADVPMAVRALKSGAFDFIEKPFNDQVILERVQRAIEEDRETRCRTAAKADVLGRINRLTPREKEVLDLVVEGAPNKVISTTLGVSLKTVEAHRARVMEKLQAGSLSELVRLVLFCSGRD; encoded by the coding sequence ATGAACAGCGAACAGCCTACCGTTTTCATTGTTGATGATGATGAAGCCGTGCGCGACTCCCTCAGCTGGCTGATGCGCTCCGTTGGACTGGCTGCGGAGAGCTTTCCTTCGGCCCGTGCCTTTCTCGACAACTACGCCCCTTCGCGTCCGGGCTGCCTGGTGCTCGACATCCGCATGCCGGGCATGAGCGGACTGGACTTGCAGGAGCAGATCCGGGAGCGGGGGATGGAACTGCCGGTGATCTTCATCTCGGGGCATGCCGATGTCCCGATGGCTGTGCGGGCGCTCAAGTCCGGTGCCTTTGACTTCATTGAAAAACCGTTCAATGATCAGGTGATCCTTGAACGGGTACAGCGTGCCATCGAGGAAGATCGGGAGACTCGCTGCAGAACGGCTGCGAAGGCCGACGTGCTGGGCCGTATAAACCGGTTGACTCCCCGTGAAAAGGAGGTGCTGGACCTGGTGGTGGAGGGTGCGCCCAACAAGGTCATCAGCACCACCCTGGGGGTCAGTCTGAAGACCGTCGAGGCCCACCGGGCTCGTGTCATGGAAAAGCTCCAGGCCGGCTCTCTCTCGGAGCTGGTGCGGCTGGTACTCTTCTGCTCCGGCAGGGACTAG
- a CDS encoding sensor histidine kinase: MLIGPDARREGVAFQLDLDPAEARVQGRGIQIEQVVLNLARNAIEAMQTTVADERRLLISTCVQKGWVIVRVEDTGPGVDTELVDTLFAPFVTSKPDGMGLGLSISRGIIETHGGTLSVSSSSKEGSVFQFSLPLHPRREG; the protein is encoded by the coding sequence GTGCTGATCGGTCCCGATGCCCGGCGCGAGGGAGTCGCTTTCCAACTCGACCTGGATCCTGCCGAAGCCCGGGTCCAGGGACGAGGAATACAGATCGAACAGGTGGTGCTTAATCTGGCCCGGAATGCCATCGAAGCCATGCAGACAACCGTCGCCGACGAGCGGCGTTTATTGATCTCCACCTGTGTTCAAAAGGGATGGGTGATCGTGCGGGTGGAGGATACCGGTCCCGGCGTCGACACGGAATTGGTCGACACGTTGTTTGCGCCGTTTGTGACCAGCAAGCCGGATGGAATGGGGCTGGGCCTTTCCATCAGCCGTGGCATTATCGAAACCCACGGCGGTACGCTATCGGTCTCCTCTTCATCGAAAGAGGGCAGCGTATTCCAGTTTTCACTGCCGTTGCATCCTCGCAGAGAAGGTTAA